A single genomic interval of Chloracidobacterium validum harbors:
- a CDS encoding YbaB/EbfC family nucleoid-associated protein: MKLPGLDRLPGFERAMEQMQQKQEEIKRALESARCEGTSGGGMVRVTVNGLKQVMSVKIDPEVLTDKEMLEALIVSAVNEAGRRADEVTQQQMQQQMSGLLGNLKIPGMS, translated from the coding sequence ATGAAGTTACCCGGTTTGGATCGTTTGCCTGGCTTCGAACGTGCCATGGAGCAGATGCAGCAGAAACAAGAAGAAATCAAGCGCGCCCTGGAAAGTGCACGCTGCGAAGGCACTTCCGGGGGCGGAATGGTGCGCGTCACGGTCAACGGACTCAAGCAAGTTATGTCAGTCAAGATTGACCCTGAAGTCCTCACTGATAAGGAAATGCTTGAGGCGCTGATCGTATCCGCCGTCAACGAAGCCGGTCGCCGGGCCGATGAAGTAACCCAACAGCAGATGCAGCAACAGATGTCGGGACTCCTGGGCAACCTGAAAATTCCCGGCATGTCCTGA
- a CDS encoding DUF3488 domain-containing protein, whose amino-acid sequence MDTSAKSASDSTEATPSQSADIGWRQAAPWLAAWLVAGGAGVVHQWQTTRIGALGDYAYIMDTAWRIAQGEVMYRDFVLPHSPLTFHVQATLIKLFGFSYQVTAWYCTVVNVLYVLLTYRLIRVLVSAWLAVGLCLPLVWLAPHSIYPHPFYDPDAALLILLNLNLLHWVVMRPVSPAVAMLCGATTVLPALAKQNVGYPYLGLVLVGVAWWGWWQKRWNEAAGVEPVGNPGGVRWFGVGVVGGIVGAVTWLGMTCGLENYWFWVFVSASGRLNLVTIQETYGDWSVWSVGAVLILGWWLWLRYQKRTGPSWVMTVSWALLLGPFVVVLALSFLVGHLFVWFDYPLLSLWVPVMMLTLVAGLWQLPSVARRATSMVGESLPWIGLTVVFFSFLSQGHARSSYGIWAFFVVMVAYALRPLVGERRQALVGWGMASLLMLSALPYIQRNVRMRYVGLVEGPRQTVSVGPLRGFTAFSPQLSNFGELLGFVANYIPEDEPVVCVPHEDPFYVVTGRRDPLPITVFDRTASPFSPEEVLKEVERRRVTWVIVKRRLQMDWILAREIKGLRELFMGRYQVAAQFDGYVVLHRPAREETSAR is encoded by the coding sequence GTGGACACTTCGGCAAAATCTGCATCCGACTCGACTGAGGCAACCCCATCGCAGTCTGCGGATATTGGCTGGCGGCAAGCTGCTCCGTGGCTTGCCGCTTGGCTTGTGGCCGGCGGGGCAGGGGTTGTACATCAGTGGCAAACGACGCGGATTGGCGCGCTGGGCGATTACGCCTACATCATGGACACGGCGTGGCGGATTGCGCAGGGCGAGGTGATGTACCGGGATTTCGTTCTGCCGCACTCGCCACTGACGTTTCACGTTCAGGCGACGCTGATCAAGCTCTTTGGTTTTAGCTACCAAGTGACGGCGTGGTACTGCACAGTAGTGAACGTGCTGTACGTGCTGCTGACCTACCGGCTGATACGGGTTTTGGTGTCGGCGTGGTTGGCGGTGGGATTGTGTTTGCCATTGGTGTGGCTGGCGCCGCATTCGATTTACCCACATCCGTTCTACGATCCGGATGCGGCTTTGCTCATTTTATTGAATCTGAACTTGCTTCATTGGGTGGTGATGCGTCCGGTAAGCCCGGCAGTTGCCATGTTGTGTGGGGCGACAACTGTGCTCCCGGCGCTGGCCAAGCAAAATGTGGGATACCCATACTTGGGGCTTGTGCTGGTTGGGGTGGCATGGTGGGGGTGGTGGCAAAAACGCTGGAATGAAGCTGCCGGTGTTGAGCCTGTGGGGAATCCGGGTGGCGTGAGGTGGTTTGGCGTTGGAGTTGTCGGCGGGATTGTCGGGGCTGTGACTTGGCTTGGAATGACCTGTGGGCTGGAGAACTATTGGTTTTGGGTGTTTGTCTCGGCAAGTGGCCGGTTGAACCTTGTCACCATCCAGGAAACCTATGGGGATTGGTCGGTATGGAGCGTTGGAGCGGTTCTCATACTAGGCTGGTGGCTGTGGTTGCGCTATCAAAAGCGGACTGGTCCGTCCTGGGTGATGACAGTGAGCTGGGCATTGCTCCTTGGTCCCTTTGTCGTCGTGCTTGCCCTGTCGTTTCTTGTCGGCCATCTCTTTGTCTGGTTCGACTACCCGCTTTTGTCCTTGTGGGTGCCGGTGATGATGCTGACACTGGTTGCCGGACTATGGCAGTTGCCGTCTGTCGCCCGGCGCGCCACGTCTATGGTCGGTGAAAGCTTGCCCTGGATAGGCCTCACCGTGGTGTTCTTTTCATTTTTGTCACAAGGTCATGCTCGGTCATCCTATGGAATTTGGGCTTTTTTTGTCGTCATGGTGGCGTATGCCCTACGTCCATTGGTTGGCGAGCGGCGCCAGGCACTGGTGGGGTGGGGAATGGCAAGCCTGCTGATGCTGTCTGCCCTGCCGTACATCCAACGTAACGTGCGGATGCGTTACGTTGGGCTGGTCGAGGGGCCGCGACAAACGGTTTCTGTGGGTCCGCTTCGCGGGTTTACGGCTTTTAGTCCTCAGCTCAGTAACTTCGGCGAGCTGCTTGGCTTTGTGGCTAATTACATTCCTGAAGATGAGCCAGTTGTGTGCGTTCCACACGAGGATCCCTTCTATGTGGTAACCGGGCGGCGCGACCCGTTGCCAATCACCGTGTTTGATCGAACGGCCAGTCCATTCTCGCCAGAGGAGGTCCTAAAAGAAGTTGAACGGCGTCGGGTAACGTGGGTGATCGTCAAGAGAAGACTGCAAATGGACTGGATTCTGGCGCGTGAAATCAAAGGTCTGCGGGAACTCTTCATGGGTCGCTATCAGGTCGCCGCCCAGTTCGACGGTTATGTTGTTTTGCATCGGCCGGCACGAGAGGAAACCAGCGCACGTTGA
- the fabF gene encoding beta-ketoacyl-ACP synthase II: protein MKRRVVVTGVGMVSPLGLDVPKSWEALLGGVSGIGPITRFDASDFAARIAGEVRGFDPATFIEKKEIKKMDPFIHYAIAAAQEAVDASGLSIRDDNATRVGVNIGSALGGLTIIEREHAKLHREGPHRVSPFFIPSSIINLASGQVSIRFGAKGPNLAPATACASGAHAIGEAFRLIQTGGADAMLCGGAEAAVTPTGIGGFAAIRALSTRNDEPTRASRPFDKQRDGFVMGEGAAILVLEEREQALARGCVPLAEMVGFGQSADAFHLTHPRDVGDGAARAMQQALADAGIAPAEVGYLNAHATSTPAGDAAEARAIRQVFGDAVSSLAVSSTKSMTGHLLGAAGALEAAITVLALRDGRIPPTINLDEPDVDLDCVPQMARERSLNYAMSNAFGFGGTNVSLVFRRVANG, encoded by the coding sequence ATGAAACGTCGTGTCGTCGTCACCGGAGTTGGGATGGTTAGCCCGCTTGGGCTGGATGTTCCCAAAAGCTGGGAGGCACTGCTGGGTGGGGTAAGCGGCATCGGCCCGATTACGCGCTTTGACGCCTCGGATTTTGCCGCCCGGATCGCCGGTGAAGTGAGGGGCTTCGATCCAGCGACATTCATTGAGAAAAAAGAAATCAAAAAGATGGACCCGTTTATCCACTACGCCATTGCGGCCGCCCAGGAAGCCGTGGATGCCAGTGGATTGAGCATTCGGGATGACAACGCAACCCGCGTCGGGGTAAACATTGGGTCGGCATTAGGTGGGCTAACCATCATCGAGCGTGAGCACGCCAAGCTACACCGCGAGGGTCCGCATCGGGTCTCTCCGTTTTTCATTCCGTCGTCCATCATCAACCTGGCCAGTGGGCAAGTCTCGATTCGCTTTGGCGCGAAAGGTCCGAACTTAGCTCCGGCGACAGCCTGTGCTTCCGGGGCGCATGCCATTGGCGAGGCTTTCCGCTTGATTCAGACCGGTGGCGCTGACGCCATGCTGTGCGGAGGCGCGGAGGCGGCTGTAACTCCAACCGGGATTGGGGGCTTTGCTGCCATACGCGCCCTTTCGACGCGCAACGACGAACCAACGCGGGCCAGTCGCCCATTTGACAAGCAACGCGATGGTTTCGTCATGGGCGAGGGGGCGGCGATTCTCGTCCTTGAAGAGCGAGAACAGGCTTTGGCGCGAGGCTGTGTGCCGCTGGCGGAGATGGTCGGCTTTGGGCAGTCGGCGGATGCCTTCCATTTGACACACCCGCGCGACGTTGGCGACGGTGCGGCGCGGGCGATGCAGCAGGCGCTGGCGGATGCGGGCATTGCTCCGGCGGAAGTTGGCTACCTCAACGCCCATGCCACCAGCACTCCGGCCGGCGACGCGGCGGAAGCCAGAGCAATTCGGCAGGTGTTTGGCGACGCTGTATCGTCGTTGGCCGTGAGTTCGACAAAATCCATGACCGGTCATTTGTTGGGTGCGGCCGGGGCGCTCGAAGCCGCCATTACCGTACTGGCGCTGCGGGACGGGCGAATTCCGCCCACCATCAACCTCGATGAGCCAGATGTTGACCTGGATTGCGTTCCGCAGATGGCCCGCGAACGTTCGCTCAACTATGCCATGAGCAATGCTTTTGGCTTTGGCGGCACGAATGTTTCACTGGTGTTCCGCCGGGTGGCGAACGGGTAG
- a CDS encoding dihydroorotase, translating to MSLLIRNGRVCDPSQNLDAARDILVTDGCIAAIGDGLEVPPNTDVLDAAGLVIAPGFIDVHVHLREPGFTAKETIATGTRAAAAGGFTAVCCMANTSPVNDSPLVTRYILDRVRESAACRVYPVGAVTKGLQGEVLSDIGGMAAAGVVALSDDGHGIANANLLRRALEYASDFGLPIIDHCENRDLAAGGVVNEGAVSTQLGVRGMTRAAEEVDVARDVVLASLTGAHIHIAHLSTSGSLEIVRRAQSEGLPLTCEVTPHHLTLDESALLTLGAAAKMNPPLREPADVEALLEGVADGTVTCIATDHAPHTALEKDQVLAHAPFGVVGLECAVSLMLDQLHWRHGLPLMRIIELFSTGPARAFKLPGGTLQIGQPADMTLLDIHGEVTVDVGRWQSKARNCPFDGWRLRGRPVMTFIAGKRLCTAAPAVEPHTETVAVAHRTS from the coding sequence ATGTCGCTTCTCATTCGTAACGGCCGAGTCTGCGACCCTTCCCAGAACCTGGATGCCGCGCGGGATATTTTGGTGACGGACGGCTGCATTGCCGCGATTGGCGATGGGCTAGAAGTACCACCCAATACCGACGTCCTGGACGCGGCGGGATTGGTCATCGCGCCGGGGTTCATTGACGTTCACGTTCACCTGCGCGAACCCGGCTTCACGGCGAAAGAAACCATTGCCACCGGAACGCGGGCGGCCGCGGCCGGAGGCTTTACGGCGGTGTGCTGCATGGCAAATACGTCGCCGGTCAACGACTCGCCGCTGGTCACGCGCTACATTTTAGACCGCGTCCGCGAGTCGGCCGCGTGCCGGGTGTATCCGGTCGGCGCTGTCACCAAGGGCTTGCAGGGCGAAGTGTTGTCCGACATCGGAGGCATGGCCGCCGCCGGAGTTGTAGCGTTGTCGGATGACGGCCACGGGATTGCCAATGCCAACCTCCTGCGCCGGGCGCTGGAGTATGCCAGCGATTTTGGGTTGCCGATCATTGACCACTGCGAAAATCGCGATCTGGCAGCCGGGGGCGTTGTCAATGAAGGGGCCGTCTCCACCCAGTTGGGGGTGCGCGGCATGACCCGCGCCGCCGAGGAAGTTGATGTTGCCCGCGATGTCGTGTTGGCAAGTCTGACTGGCGCGCACATTCACATTGCGCATTTGAGTACGTCCGGGTCGCTGGAAATCGTGCGGCGCGCCCAGTCTGAAGGCTTGCCGCTGACCTGTGAAGTCACGCCGCACCATCTCACACTGGATGAATCCGCCCTGTTGACACTGGGCGCGGCGGCCAAGATGAATCCACCGCTGCGGGAGCCAGCGGATGTCGAGGCCCTGCTCGAAGGCGTCGCCGATGGTACGGTGACGTGCATTGCCACCGACCATGCTCCCCACACGGCGCTTGAAAAAGATCAAGTGCTCGCCCACGCGCCCTTTGGGGTCGTTGGCTTGGAGTGCGCTGTGAGCCTGATGCTCGACCAGCTTCACTGGCGGCATGGCCTGCCGCTGATGCGCATCATCGAGCTGTTTTCAACCGGTCCAGCACGCGCATTCAAGTTGCCCGGCGGGACATTGCAAATTGGCCAGCCGGCGGATATGACACTGCTGGACATTCACGGCGAAGTGACCGTGGACGTGGGACGGTGGCAGTCGAAAGCACGGAACTGTCCCTTTGATGGCTGGCGACTCAGGGGGCGACCGGTCATGACGTTTATCGCCGGGAAACGCTTATGCACTGCCGCACCAGCCGTGGAACCACACACGGAAACGGTTGCGGTAGCGCACCGGACAAGTTAA
- the metG gene encoding methionine--tRNA ligase — translation MTDRRFYVTTPIYYVNARPHLGHLYTTLLADTLARHYRQRRFETFFLTGTDEHGLNIERAAAAANRPVKAHVDAIVTEFQTTFAAFGLQADRWIRTTDPAHIAGAQALWRQVRDRGYIYKGHYEGWYCSSCNEFKDEITPGEAPVCDIHLRPTERVAEESYFFKLSAFRERLLAFYDTQPDAVQPDTRRNEVRSFVSANLRDLSISRVSVKWGIPVPDDPAHTMYVWFDALSNYITALGYGNAVWAEFDRFWPHVLHLVGKDILRFHAVYWPAFLMAAELPLPQRVFSHGMWLSGGRKMSKTPDASGRSNAIDLSVLRRHFANDVVRYFCLREMAYGQDGDFTYEALIDRANGDLASGLGNLASRVLTLIRKAFDGIVPNVPLDAPEDARAAAAAIAERFAAQPPVFLAHIERLALNRALEAAWELVALLDKYLSDTTPWKLTGDPAARPRLATILHTVAEGLRHLAVWLYPFLPDATTALWHRLGLPGQPAAVAPEDLSWQRFENAVVTDGPGLFPRLDKTAIMSDIEATTQPAPAAAPPAPDTGQPTTETNYIAIDDFAKVELRVGQVIEAERVPKADKLLRLQVDVGEATPRQILAGIAQYYAPETLIGRKIVVVANLAPRKLRGFESNGMLLAASVGEQGQPVIATFTEDVPNGARLK, via the coding sequence ATGACCGACCGCCGATTCTACGTCACCACGCCGATTTACTACGTCAATGCGCGTCCGCACTTGGGCCACCTCTACACAACCCTGCTGGCCGACACCTTGGCGCGGCATTACCGGCAGCGCCGCTTTGAAACCTTCTTTCTCACGGGGACAGACGAACACGGTCTCAACATCGAACGTGCGGCGGCGGCGGCCAACCGCCCGGTCAAAGCGCATGTGGATGCCATCGTCACCGAATTTCAGACGACCTTCGCGGCCTTTGGGCTTCAAGCCGACCGTTGGATTCGCACGACTGACCCGGCCCACATTGCCGGCGCGCAGGCGCTGTGGCGGCAGGTGCGTGACCGCGGCTACATCTACAAGGGGCATTACGAAGGTTGGTACTGCTCAAGCTGTAACGAGTTCAAGGACGAAATAACGCCGGGTGAAGCGCCGGTCTGTGACATCCATTTGCGCCCGACCGAGCGCGTTGCGGAAGAAAGTTACTTTTTCAAGCTCTCGGCTTTTCGTGAGCGGCTGCTGGCTTTCTACGACACCCAACCCGATGCCGTGCAGCCCGATACCCGGCGCAATGAGGTGCGCAGCTTCGTTTCCGCCAACTTGCGCGACCTCTCCATCAGTCGCGTCTCGGTCAAGTGGGGCATCCCGGTGCCTGACGATCCGGCGCACACGATGTATGTCTGGTTTGATGCGCTCTCGAACTACATCACGGCGCTTGGGTATGGCAACGCGGTCTGGGCGGAGTTTGACCGCTTCTGGCCGCATGTACTGCATTTGGTAGGGAAGGACATTTTGCGTTTTCACGCCGTGTACTGGCCGGCATTTTTGATGGCGGCAGAATTGCCTTTGCCGCAGCGCGTCTTTTCACACGGGATGTGGCTTTCCGGGGGGCGCAAGATGTCGAAAACGCCGGATGCCAGCGGTCGCTCCAATGCCATTGATTTGAGCGTGCTGCGGCGTCATTTCGCCAATGACGTGGTGCGGTATTTTTGCTTGCGCGAGATGGCCTATGGGCAGGATGGAGACTTCACCTATGAGGCTCTCATTGACCGCGCCAACGGTGATTTGGCTTCCGGGTTGGGCAATCTGGCCAGCCGCGTGCTGACGCTCATTCGCAAGGCCTTTGACGGGATAGTGCCGAATGTGCCGCTCGATGCCCCGGAAGACGCTCGCGCCGCTGCCGCCGCCATCGCCGAACGATTTGCCGCGCAGCCGCCAGTGTTTCTTGCCCACATCGAGCGCCTGGCTCTCAACCGAGCGCTGGAGGCAGCCTGGGAACTCGTCGCTTTGCTGGACAAGTACCTGAGCGATACGACGCCGTGGAAGTTGACCGGCGACCCGGCAGCGCGGCCGCGCCTGGCAACCATTTTGCACACGGTGGCCGAAGGGCTACGCCACCTGGCCGTTTGGCTCTACCCCTTCCTGCCCGATGCCACCACTGCGCTCTGGCATCGGTTGGGGCTGCCGGGCCAACCGGCGGCAGTTGCTCCCGAAGACCTCTCATGGCAGCGTTTCGAGAACGCGGTCGTCACCGACGGCCCCGGACTTTTCCCACGTTTGGATAAAACAGCCATCATGAGTGATATTGAAGCCACCACCCAACCGGCCCCGGCGGCTGCGCCGCCAGCCCCAGACACTGGACAACCAACCACCGAAACGAACTACATCGCAATAGACGACTTTGCGAAGGTCGAACTGCGGGTGGGGCAGGTGATTGAAGCCGAGCGGGTGCCCAAAGCGGATAAGCTCCTGCGCTTGCAAGTGGATGTCGGTGAAGCGACCCCACGCCAGATTCTGGCCGGGATTGCGCAGTACTACGCCCCGGAAACGCTCATCGGGCGGAAAATTGTCGTTGTGGCAAATCTGGCTCCGCGTAAGCTCCGTGGGTTTGAATCCAACGGCATGTTGTTGGCCGCTTCGGTCGGCGAGCAAGGACAACCGGTCATTGCCACGTTCACGGAAGACGTGCCAAACGGCGCGCGGCTCAAGTAA
- a CDS encoding zinc-dependent alcohol dehydrogenase family protein, whose product MKCVELANQFGIDQLTLTERPHPELGAGEVLVRVRATSLNFRDLMTVTGVYNPKQPLPLIPLSDGVGEVVAVGEGVTRVAVGDRVAGIFAQGWIAGEPAVEKVRTTTLGGPLDGMLTEYRALSQDGVIKVPAYLNDEEAATLPCAALTAWSALIVHGQLKPGDTVLVQGTGGVSIFALQFAKAAGARVIITSGSDEKLERAKALGADEIINYKQAPDWDKAAREMTGGRGVDHVVEVGGAGTLTRAIRSVRFGGHISLIGVLSGRTGEVDIAPILMQNIRVQGIIVGSREMFEAMNRALEHHQIRPVVDKIFTLDETRQAFQMMAHGGHFGKICIRLD is encoded by the coding sequence ATGAAATGTGTTGAGCTTGCCAATCAGTTTGGCATTGACCAGCTTACGCTGACCGAGCGCCCACACCCAGAGCTAGGGGCCGGCGAAGTCTTGGTGCGGGTACGGGCGACCTCACTCAACTTCCGTGACCTGATGACGGTGACGGGCGTCTACAATCCCAAGCAACCGTTGCCGCTCATTCCGCTTTCGGATGGCGTTGGAGAAGTCGTCGCCGTCGGGGAAGGTGTGACGCGGGTTGCCGTTGGCGACCGGGTGGCCGGAATCTTCGCACAGGGGTGGATCGCGGGTGAGCCTGCCGTTGAGAAGGTGCGAACCACGACCTTGGGTGGGCCGCTCGACGGCATGCTGACCGAATACCGCGCGTTGTCACAGGACGGAGTCATCAAAGTCCCGGCGTATCTCAATGATGAGGAAGCCGCGACCCTCCCCTGTGCGGCGCTGACGGCGTGGAGTGCGCTCATTGTCCATGGGCAACTCAAGCCGGGCGATACGGTGCTGGTGCAGGGCACCGGCGGCGTATCCATCTTCGCGCTCCAGTTTGCCAAAGCCGCCGGGGCGCGGGTCATCATTACGTCCGGCAGCGATGAGAAGCTCGAACGCGCCAAGGCCCTGGGTGCGGACGAAATCATCAACTACAAGCAAGCGCCCGATTGGGACAAAGCCGCGCGGGAAATGACCGGTGGGCGCGGCGTGGATCACGTCGTCGAGGTCGGCGGCGCTGGAACCCTAACGAGGGCCATTCGTTCTGTGCGCTTTGGTGGCCACATCAGCCTGATCGGCGTTTTGTCTGGACGTACCGGAGAGGTGGATATCGCTCCGATTTTGATGCAAAACATCCGCGTTCAAGGGATTATCGTTGGTTCGCGGGAAATGTTTGAGGCGATGAATCGCGCACTGGAGCACCACCAGATTCGCCCGGTGGTGGATAAAATCTTCACGCTCGATGAGACGCGGCAGGCGTTTCAGATGATGGCCCACGGTGGACACTTCGGCAAAATCTGCATCCGACTCGACTGA
- a CDS encoding acyl carrier protein, with protein sequence MAEQSVEEKVRAIIVEELGVDESEVTLEAKFIEDLGADSLDTVELVMRFEEDFGLEIPDEDAEKILSVKDAVSYIQAKLG encoded by the coding sequence ATGGCAGAGCAATCAGTTGAAGAGAAAGTCAGAGCCATCATCGTCGAGGAACTTGGCGTGGATGAAAGCGAAGTGACGTTGGAAGCGAAGTTCATCGAAGACTTGGGCGCCGATTCACTTGATACGGTGGAACTCGTCATGCGCTTCGAGGAGGATTTCGGTCTCGAAATTCCAGACGAGGATGCCGAAAAAATCCTGAGCGTGAAAGATGCGGTTAGCTACATCCAAGCCAAGCTTGGCTAA
- a CDS encoding flavin-containing monooxygenase translates to MARTTAELPKVCIIGAGCSGITAAKALYEHGFDFDCYEKSDRVGGNWVFGNKNGMSSAYRRLFINTSRERMQYSDFPMPKHYPTFPHHSQVAEYFDAYVDHFGFRSRIQFETGVRRAEQVSDGTWVITLDDGRTSRYDALIVANGHHWNPRYPEPPFPGEFQGLTLHSHHYIDNDIFRDKNVVILGMGNSAMDIACESSEVAKQTFLAARRGAYIIPKYIFGKPLDQIVTTAKIPWSVRQRMFEWTLRLTVGRMEDYGLPKPDHRFGEAHPTISGRILDRITHGVITPKPNIAELLGSQVRFTDGSIEDVDVIVYCTGYKVTFPFFDEDFISAPDNDLPLFRRVFKPDIPNVFFIGLLQPLGAIMPLAEAQGQWVASYLKGEYALPSRADMEADMERERARMFARYVKSKRHTMQVDFDDYLADLDKERRRGEARARKRGQALPIPRQVP, encoded by the coding sequence ATGGCACGCACAACGGCTGAACTTCCAAAAGTTTGCATCATCGGCGCCGGCTGCTCTGGCATTACCGCAGCCAAAGCCCTCTACGAGCACGGCTTTGATTTTGACTGCTATGAAAAAAGTGACCGGGTTGGCGGCAACTGGGTTTTTGGCAACAAGAACGGGATGTCTTCGGCCTACCGCCGGCTCTTCATCAACACCTCCCGCGAGCGGATGCAGTATTCCGACTTCCCGATGCCGAAGCACTATCCAACCTTCCCGCACCACTCACAAGTCGCTGAATACTTTGACGCCTACGTTGACCATTTTGGGTTTCGGTCGCGCATCCAGTTTGAAACCGGCGTTAGGCGCGCGGAGCAGGTCAGTGATGGCACATGGGTCATCACGCTCGATGACGGCCGTACGTCACGCTATGACGCGCTCATTGTGGCCAACGGTCACCACTGGAATCCACGCTACCCAGAGCCGCCATTCCCTGGTGAGTTTCAAGGGTTGACGCTCCATTCCCACCACTACATTGACAACGACATCTTTCGTGACAAAAACGTAGTCATTCTGGGCATGGGCAACAGCGCCATGGACATCGCCTGTGAGTCCAGCGAAGTTGCCAAGCAAACCTTTCTGGCGGCGCGACGTGGGGCGTACATCATCCCTAAGTACATTTTTGGCAAGCCGCTCGACCAGATCGTGACCACCGCCAAAATTCCCTGGTCAGTGCGGCAGCGCATGTTTGAGTGGACGTTACGGCTGACCGTGGGGCGCATGGAAGATTATGGATTGCCCAAGCCCGACCACCGCTTCGGCGAAGCGCACCCAACGATTTCCGGCCGCATTCTCGACCGGATCACCCACGGCGTCATCACCCCCAAACCGAACATTGCGGAACTCCTCGGCAGCCAGGTTCGCTTCACTGACGGCAGCATCGAGGATGTAGATGTCATCGTGTATTGCACAGGCTACAAGGTGACGTTTCCCTTCTTTGATGAAGACTTCATTTCCGCCCCAGACAACGACCTGCCGTTGTTCCGCCGGGTGTTCAAACCGGACATTCCAAATGTTTTCTTCATTGGCTTGCTCCAACCGCTGGGTGCGATCATGCCGCTGGCAGAGGCCCAGGGACAGTGGGTGGCAAGTTATTTGAAGGGTGAATACGCCTTACCATCCCGTGCCGACATGGAAGCTGACATGGAACGCGAACGGGCGCGGATGTTCGCGCGCTACGTCAAGTCAAAGCGGCACACCATGCAGGTGGATTTCGACGACTACCTGGCCGATCTGGACAAGGAGCGGCGGCGCGGTGAAGCGCGGGCGCGGAAGCGCGGACAGGCACTTCCCATTCCGCGACAAGTTCCCTGA
- the recR gene encoding recombination mediator RecR, with amino-acid sequence MPEFAEPIARLIDELRRLPGIGHKSAQRLAFHILRSTPEDVDRLAQAIAEIKLRVTFCSVCHNLTDLARDPCEYCTDPGRDRRVLCVVEEPHNVFAIERTGEFKGLYHVLHGVLSPLRGIGPDDIRIRSLLERLRALDITEVILATNPTTEGEATANYIGRLLKPIGVRTTRLAMGLPVGGDLEYADEVTLHKALTYRREL; translated from the coding sequence ATGCCGGAGTTTGCCGAACCGATTGCCCGTCTGATTGACGAATTGAGGCGGTTGCCGGGTATTGGCCATAAATCAGCCCAGCGGCTGGCTTTTCACATCCTGCGGAGCACGCCGGAAGATGTTGACCGCTTGGCGCAAGCCATTGCCGAGATCAAGTTACGGGTGACGTTCTGTTCAGTGTGTCACAACTTGACGGATCTGGCGCGCGACCCCTGCGAATACTGTACGGATCCAGGGCGTGACCGGCGCGTACTGTGTGTTGTCGAAGAACCCCACAACGTGTTCGCCATCGAGCGGACCGGTGAATTCAAAGGTCTCTACCATGTCCTCCACGGGGTCTTGTCCCCGCTGCGCGGGATTGGCCCAGATGACATTCGCATTCGCTCACTCCTTGAACGTCTCCGCGCCCTAGACATCACCGAAGTCATTTTAGCCACCAACCCGACGACCGAAGGCGAGGCCACGGCCAACTACATCGGGCGGTTGCTCAAACCCATTGGCGTCCGCACGACGCGCTTGGCGATGGGGTTGCCGGTGGGCGGCGACCTGGAATACGCCGATGAGGTCACGCTGCACAAGGCACTCACTTATCGGCGCGAGCTGTGA